The following proteins are encoded in a genomic region of Brachypodium distachyon strain Bd21 chromosome 1, Brachypodium_distachyon_v3.0, whole genome shotgun sequence:
- the LOC100837539 gene encoding putative cyclin-dependent kinase F-2 → MAVFLNSVHAAATQVLAMSTRWKRNHITIGSTEDYYVDSTCIGEGSFGAVFRARHRATGRILAIKHLTSTDKIANAAELLQEARFLQDCSGNPYVVGFEGLARDPRTGDLCFVMEYVEAPSLDDFLRDTRRHGPRLPEPTVRAFMWKLLNGAKMMHGRHVVHRDIKPANILAGDRVLKMCDLGLAISMTDPPPYDQVGTLTYMAPEMLLQKKDYDALVDTWSLGCVMAELVTGEALFDDGEDDEDDDDGSLSQLCSIFSVLDVPDETAWPEFKSLPLAGEALSLLPAMVHPQHSRLREMFPEETLSADGFKVLEGLLTCNPNKRLTAAAALKLTWFAALRPADAAAAKINALALPTKKPQKIKIIPPVIPEKKLPRIKIIPFLQAIPAEKQQLTIRLKALFSGCHVAMFWLHPGCILVLFLLVKINVMVTRVGCL, encoded by the coding sequence ATGGCAGTCTTCCTCAACAGCGTCCACGCGGCGGCGACCCAAGTATTAGCCATGTCGACGCGCTGGAAGAGGAACCACATCACAATAGGCAGCACCGAGGACTACTACGTGGATTCGACCTGCATCGGCGAGGGCAGCTTCGGCGCCGTGTTCAGGGCGCGCCACCGGGCCACCGGCAGGATCCTCGCCATCAAGCACCTCACCTCCACGGACAAGATCGCCAACGCCGCCGAGCTCCTGCAGGAGGCTCGCTTCCTCCAGGACTGCAGCGGGAACCCATACGTGGTGGGCTTCGAGGGCCTGGCACGCGACCCAAGAACCGGCGACCTCTGCTTCGTCATGGAGTACGTCGAGGCGCCGAGCCTCGACGACTTTCTCAGGGACACGCGGCGCCACGGTCCGCGGCTGCCGGAGCCCACGGTGCGCGCCTTCATGTGGAAGCTTCTGAACGGCGCCAAGATGATGCACGGGCGCCACGTCGTCCACCGCGACATCAAGCCGGCCAACATCCTCGCCGGGGATCGGGTCCTCAAGATGTGCGACCTTGGGCTGGCCATCTCCATGACCGACCCGCCGCCGTACGACCAGGTCGGCACGCTGACCTACATGGCGCCAGAGATGCTACTCCAGAAGAAGGACTACGACGCGCTCGTCGACACGTGGTCGCTCGGCTGCGTCATGGCCGAGCTCGTCACCGGCGAGGCGCTGTTCGACGACGGCGAAGACGACGAAGATGACGACGACGGGTCGCTGTCCCAGCTCTGTAGTATCTTCAGCGTGCTCGACGTCCCAGACGAGACGGCGTGGCCGGAGTTCAAGTCGCTGCCCCTCGCCGGTGAGGCGCTGAGTTTGTTGCCGGCCATGGTCCATCCGCAACACAGCAGGCTGCGGGAGATGTTCCCTGAAGAAACTCTATCCGCGGACGGATTCAAGGTCTTGGAAGGGCTTCTTACCTGCAACCCCAACAAGCGGCTCACCGCGGCTGCCGCGCTCAAACTCACGTGGTTCGCCGCTCTTCGTCCCGCCGATGCCGCTGCTGCCAAGATCAACGCGCTGGCATTGCCCACAAAGAAGCCGCAGAAGATCAAGATCATCCCGCCAGTGATACCGGAGAAGAAGCTGCCGCGGATCAAGATCATCCCATTCCTTCAAGCGATACCGGCCGAGAAGCAGCAGCTGACGATCAGACTGAAAGCACTTTTTTCGGGCTGCCATGTTGCTATGTTTTGGTTACATCCTGGTTGTATTCTCGTATTGTTTTTGTTGGTCAAAATAAATGTTATGGTTACACGTGTGGGTTGTCTATGA
- the LOC100837231 gene encoding putative cyclin-dependent kinase F-2: MAVLLKRPAAVLNGDHATATATATQESAKATRCKRSRVTVGSTDDYVDSTCIGAGGFGAVFRARHRVTGKIVAIKHLNSEGANAGELLREARFLQLCSGNPYVVGFEGLARDPRTGNLCFVMEYVEAPSLNDFFWDTRHGPRLPEPTVRAFMWKLLTRAKMMHERHVVHRDIKPANILVGAAEQEGGGGDRLLKMCDLGLAISMTDAPPYNQAGTLNYMAPEMLLQKTDYDAIVDTWSLGCVMAELVTGEALFDDEQEEDEDDDDERESESLTQLRSIFSVLGVPSEKSWPEFTSLPLAGEALRALPAMVRPHQSKLREMFPEETLSADGFKVLEGLLTCNPARRLTAAAALKLPWFAPLRPAAAAAAKINAPAFPTKKPQKIKIIPPATPQKKPPTIKIIPPVIPEKKPTRIKIIPFLPAEKKLLRIKIIPPEMPDTRIY, encoded by the coding sequence ATGGCCGTCCTCCTCAAGCGCCCCGCTGCCGTCCTCAACGGCGACcacgcgacggcgacggcgacggcgacccaGGAATCAGCGAAGGCGACGCGCTGCAAGAGGAGCCGCGTCACCGTCGGCAGCACTGACGACTACGTGGATTCGACCTGCATCGGCGCGGGCGGCTTCGGCGCCGTGTTCCGGGCGCGCcaccgcgtcacgggcaaGATCGTCGCCATCAAGCACCTCAACTCGGAGGGCGCGAacgccggcgagctccttCGGGAGGCTCGCTTCCTCCAGCTCTGCAGCGGGAACCCGTACGTGGTGGGTTTCGAGGGCCTGGCGCGCGACCCAAGAACCGGCAACCTCTGCTTCGTCATGGAGTACGTGGAGGCGCCCAGCCTCAACGACTTCTTCTGGGACACGCGCCACGGCCCGCGGCTGCCGGAGCCCACGGTGCGCGCCTTCATGTGGAAGCTCCTCACGCGGGCCAAGATGATGCACGAGCGCCACGTCGTCCACCGCGACATCAAGCCGGCGAACATCCTCGTCGGGGCAGCAGaacaagaaggcggcggcggggatcgGCTCCTCAAGATGTGCGATCTTGGGCTGGCCATCTCGATGACCGACGCGCCGCCGTACAACCAGGCCGGCACGCTGAACTACATGGCGCCCGAGATGCTCCTCCAGAAGACGGACTACGACGCGATCGTCGACACGTGGTCGCTCGGCTGCGTCATGGCCGAGCTCGTCACCGGCGAGGCGCTGTTCGACGAcgaacaagaagaagacgaagatgacgacgacgagcgcGAGAGTGAGTCGCTAACCCAGCTCCGCAGTATCTTCAGCGTGCTCGGCGTTCCAAGCGAGAAGTCATGGCCCGAATTCACGTCCCTGCCCCTCGCCGGTGAGGCGCTGCGAGCGTTGCCGGCCATGGTCCGTCCGCATCAAAGCAAGCTGCGGGAGATGTTCCCCGAAGAAACTCTGTCCGCGGACGGATTCAAGGTCTTGGAAGGGCTTCTTACGTGCAACCCCGCCAGGCGGCtcacggcggccgccgcgctcaAGCTCCCGTGGTTCGCTCCTCTTCgtcccgccgctgccgctgctgccaaGATCAACGCGCCGGCATTTCCCACAAAGAAGCCGCAGAAGATCAAGATCATCCCGCCAGCGACACCGCAGAAGAAGCCGCCGACGATCAAGATCATCCCGCCAGTGATACCAGAGAAGAAGCCGACGAGGATCAAGATCATCCCGTTCCTGCCAGCCGAGAAGAAGCTGCTGAGGATCAAGATCATCCCGCCAGAGATGCCGGATACAAGAATCTACTGA